In Alicyclobacillus macrosporangiidus CPP55, a single window of DNA contains:
- the asnS gene encoding asparagine--tRNA ligase, translating into MSPITTIDKVGEYVGQAVTLRGWLYNKRSSGKIQFLQVRDGTGVIQCVAVKSEVGDEVFAACDALTQECSLIVEGVVRRDERAKGGYELSILRVEQVGPSTDYPITLKEHGVDFLLDHRHLWIRTPRQRAILKVRAEVMRAMADFLDGDGFTRVDPPVLTPSSCEGTTELFHTQYFDEDAYLTQSGQMYLEAAAMALGKVYSMGPAFRAERSKTRRHLIEFWMIEPEMAFYTHEDNVRLQEAFVSHIVRHVLTHCERELATIGRDIGKLERVEPPFPRMSYDEAIAWLQQHGHDIRWGDDFGAPHETELAAQFDRPVFIERYPTQIKAFYMQPDPARPEVVLCADLLAPEGYGEIIGGSQRIHDYDLMRQRFEEHHLPMDTYGWYLDLRKYGSVPHAGFGIGLERTVAWICGLEHVREAIPFPRMLYRLYP; encoded by the coding sequence GTGAGCCCCATTACGACCATCGACAAAGTCGGAGAGTACGTGGGACAAGCGGTCACCTTGCGGGGGTGGCTGTACAACAAACGCTCCAGCGGCAAAATTCAATTCCTTCAGGTGCGGGATGGCACCGGGGTGATCCAATGCGTCGCGGTCAAGAGCGAGGTCGGTGACGAGGTATTTGCGGCCTGTGACGCGCTGACCCAGGAGTGCTCCCTGATTGTGGAGGGCGTGGTCCGTCGCGACGAGCGCGCCAAGGGCGGTTACGAATTGTCCATCCTCCGCGTGGAACAGGTCGGCCCGTCCACCGACTATCCGATCACGCTCAAGGAGCACGGCGTCGACTTCCTGCTCGACCATCGCCACCTGTGGATCCGCACGCCGCGCCAGCGCGCCATCCTCAAGGTGCGTGCCGAGGTCATGCGGGCGATGGCCGACTTTCTCGACGGGGACGGTTTTACGCGTGTCGATCCGCCGGTGTTGACGCCCTCTTCCTGCGAAGGGACCACGGAGCTGTTCCACACCCAATATTTCGACGAGGACGCGTATTTGACCCAGAGCGGGCAGATGTACCTCGAGGCCGCGGCGATGGCCTTGGGTAAGGTGTACTCCATGGGCCCGGCATTCCGCGCCGAACGCTCCAAGACTCGCCGCCATCTGATCGAATTCTGGATGATTGAACCGGAGATGGCGTTCTACACGCACGAGGACAACGTGCGGTTGCAGGAGGCGTTCGTCAGTCACATCGTGCGCCACGTGCTGACCCACTGCGAAAGGGAGCTGGCCACCATCGGCCGGGATATCGGGAAGTTGGAACGGGTTGAGCCGCCGTTCCCGCGCATGTCCTACGATGAGGCCATCGCGTGGCTGCAACAGCACGGACACGACATCCGGTGGGGGGATGATTTCGGCGCGCCCCACGAGACCGAGCTGGCGGCCCAGTTCGATCGCCCGGTCTTCATCGAGCGGTACCCGACCCAGATCAAGGCGTTCTACATGCAGCCGGACCCGGCTCGGCCGGAGGTGGTCCTGTGCGCTGACCTGCTCGCTCCGGAGGGCTATGGCGAGATCATCGGCGGCAGCCAGCGCATCCACGATTACGATCTGATGCGCCAGCGGTTCGAAGAGCACCACCTGCCGATGGACACCTACGGCTGGTATCTCGACCTTCGCAAGTACGGGTCGGTGCCCCACGCCGGATTCGGCATCGGGCTGGAGCGGACGGTCGCCTGGATCTGCGGGCTCGAACACGTCCGGGAGGCCATCCCGTTTCCGCGCATGCTGTACCGGCTGTACCCATAA
- the proS gene encoding proline--tRNA ligase gives MPKEKEFVKEITPQSEDFSRWYIDVIRKADLMDYSPVRGCIVFKPDGYELWEACQRELDQRFKATGHRNAYFPLFIPESFFEKEKEHVEGFNPELPWVTEAGGEKLEERLAVRPTSETIIGHMYAQWIQSYRDLPVLINQWANVVRWEKRTLPFLRTSEFLWQEGHTAHATEEEARAETMQMLDVYTDFVEKVLAIPVYRGQKTPLEKFAGAVDTFSIEAMMKDGKALQAGTSHYLGQNFARSFNIQFLDRDNTLKYAYTTSWGMSTRILGALIMVHGDDRGLVLPPRIAPTQVVVIPIGPQKERERVVGHARDLHRRLAAAGLRVRIDDREDFSPGWKFNEYEMRGIPVRLELGPRDLDAGQVVLVRRDTGEKIPVPEGELFNRLPALLDEIQSNLYEMALAFRQANEHVAESFDQLTDIIQNQRGFVLAGWCGDDACEKAVKEACGATSRNIPFDPPTHLTHCVVCGKPAAHSVWFAKAY, from the coding sequence ATGCCAAAGGAAAAAGAGTTCGTCAAAGAGATCACGCCCCAGAGCGAAGATTTTTCCCGCTGGTACATCGATGTCATCCGCAAGGCGGACCTGATGGATTACTCGCCGGTGCGCGGCTGCATCGTGTTCAAGCCAGATGGGTATGAGCTGTGGGAAGCCTGCCAGCGTGAGCTGGACCAGCGTTTCAAGGCGACGGGTCACCGCAACGCGTACTTTCCGTTGTTCATCCCGGAGAGCTTCTTCGAGAAGGAAAAGGAGCACGTCGAGGGCTTCAATCCAGAGTTGCCCTGGGTGACCGAGGCAGGCGGGGAGAAGCTGGAGGAGCGCCTGGCTGTGCGCCCGACGTCGGAGACCATCATCGGCCACATGTACGCGCAGTGGATTCAGTCCTACCGTGACCTGCCGGTTTTGATCAATCAATGGGCCAACGTGGTGCGGTGGGAGAAACGCACCCTGCCATTCCTGCGCACGAGCGAGTTTCTGTGGCAGGAAGGGCACACAGCCCACGCCACGGAAGAGGAAGCGCGGGCGGAGACGATGCAGATGCTCGACGTGTACACGGACTTCGTGGAGAAGGTGCTGGCGATACCGGTCTACCGGGGCCAGAAGACGCCGCTCGAGAAGTTCGCTGGTGCCGTCGACACGTTCTCCATTGAGGCGATGATGAAAGACGGGAAGGCCCTCCAAGCCGGCACTTCCCACTACCTGGGCCAAAACTTCGCCCGCAGCTTTAACATCCAGTTCCTCGACCGGGACAACACGTTGAAGTACGCGTACACCACGTCGTGGGGCATGAGCACCCGCATCCTCGGCGCCCTCATCATGGTCCACGGGGACGACCGGGGCCTGGTGTTGCCGCCGCGGATCGCGCCGACGCAGGTGGTCGTGATCCCCATCGGGCCCCAGAAGGAGCGCGAGCGGGTGGTCGGCCACGCGCGGGATCTCCACCGGCGGCTGGCCGCAGCCGGATTGCGCGTGCGGATCGACGATCGCGAGGACTTCAGCCCAGGGTGGAAGTTCAACGAATACGAGATGCGGGGCATCCCGGTACGGCTCGAGCTGGGACCGCGCGATCTCGACGCCGGCCAGGTGGTCTTGGTGCGCCGCGACACCGGCGAGAAGATCCCGGTTCCCGAAGGGGAACTGTTCAACCGGCTGCCGGCCCTGCTCGACGAGATCCAGTCGAACCTGTATGAGATGGCGCTGGCTTTCCGCCAGGCCAACGAGCACGTGGCCGAGTCGTTCGACCAGCTGACGGACATCATCCAGAACCAACGCGGGTTTGTGCTCGCGGGCTGGTGCGGAGACGACGCCTGCGAGAAGGCCGTCAAGGAGGCGTGCGGGGCCACCAGCCGCAACATCCCGTTCGATCCGCCCACCCACCTCACCCATTGTGTGGTGTGCGGAAAGCCAGCCGCGCACTCCGTTTGGTTCGCGAAGGCGTATTGA
- a CDS encoding AAA family ATPase: MIKEWIVGVAIAVLVFLAVLGYNVLPLFFLAAISVALWYMLDRRGAVSLAPREAQVKHQVSFDQIGGQEHAKRELMEALDFLKYRDRIRSLGIRPLKGILLTGPPGTGKTLMAKAAATYTDSVFLSAAGSEFVEMYVGVGAQRVRELFRRARALAKKEGKDSAIIFIDEIDVLGARRGQHSHQEYDQTLNQLLTEMDGMSTTQTPMVLVMAATNRPDMLDAALLRPGRFDRQIKVDLPDKEGRLHILRIQTQGKPLAADVDLEHIARETYGFSGAQLESLVNEAAIMALRQNKQEITQEMFRDAVDKVLMGEKTGRKPTPEELQRVAVHELGHAIVSELMRPGTVSHITIAPRGNALGFVRQIPESDRYLYTKEQLEQQINVALAGCLAEELHYGNRSTGAQNDFMQASSLARTMVRCGLSRIGIVDEENLPETVLDTEVRHILAEQEKVTRELLTPYKEDIAAFANHVVEEESVDGEAFRRWLEGVQARKAQPEADAACAAALASDAGRNVQGAEGLQAGA, translated from the coding sequence TTGATCAAGGAGTGGATCGTCGGTGTCGCCATCGCGGTGCTGGTGTTCCTGGCGGTTTTGGGTTACAACGTGCTGCCGCTCTTTTTCCTCGCAGCGATTTCGGTAGCGTTGTGGTACATGTTGGACCGGCGCGGCGCGGTTTCGCTCGCTCCGCGGGAGGCGCAGGTCAAGCACCAGGTATCGTTTGACCAGATCGGCGGCCAGGAGCACGCGAAGAGGGAACTGATGGAGGCGCTCGACTTCCTGAAGTACCGGGATCGCATCCGGTCCCTCGGGATCCGTCCGCTCAAGGGCATCCTGTTGACCGGGCCGCCGGGTACGGGCAAGACCCTGATGGCGAAGGCTGCGGCGACGTACACGGACTCCGTCTTCTTGTCGGCGGCGGGCAGCGAGTTCGTGGAGATGTATGTGGGTGTCGGCGCGCAGCGCGTGCGCGAGCTGTTCCGGCGGGCGCGCGCCCTGGCGAAGAAGGAAGGAAAGGACAGTGCCATCATCTTCATCGACGAGATCGACGTCCTTGGGGCACGGCGGGGCCAGCACAGCCATCAGGAGTACGATCAGACGCTCAACCAGCTGCTGACGGAGATGGACGGCATGTCCACCACCCAAACGCCGATGGTTCTGGTGATGGCGGCCACCAACCGCCCCGACATGTTGGATGCCGCTCTCCTGCGGCCAGGGCGGTTCGACAGGCAGATCAAGGTCGATCTCCCGGACAAGGAAGGACGCTTGCACATCCTGCGCATCCAGACGCAGGGAAAACCGTTGGCGGCCGATGTCGACCTGGAGCATATCGCCCGGGAGACCTACGGATTTTCGGGCGCTCAGTTGGAGTCCCTCGTCAACGAGGCGGCCATCATGGCGTTGCGTCAAAATAAGCAGGAGATCACCCAGGAGATGTTCCGCGACGCCGTGGACAAGGTCTTGATGGGTGAGAAGACGGGGCGTAAACCGACGCCCGAGGAGCTGCAGCGGGTGGCGGTGCATGAGCTCGGCCACGCCATCGTCAGTGAGTTGATGCGGCCGGGCACGGTGTCGCACATCACCATCGCGCCGCGCGGCAACGCCCTCGGTTTTGTCCGCCAGATCCCGGAAAGCGACCGGTATCTGTACACCAAGGAACAGCTGGAGCAGCAGATCAACGTGGCGTTGGCTGGTTGCCTGGCGGAGGAATTGCACTACGGGAACCGCAGTACCGGCGCGCAGAACGACTTCATGCAGGCTTCTTCCTTGGCGCGGACGATGGTCCGGTGCGGACTGTCCCGCATCGGGATCGTCGACGAGGAAAACCTGCCGGAGACGGTGCTCGACACGGAGGTGCGCCACATCCTGGCCGAACAGGAGAAGGTCACGCGGGAATTGCTCACCCCGTACAAGGAGGATATCGCCGCCTTCGCCAACCACGTGGTGGAGGAAGAGAGTGTCGACGGCGAGGCGTTTCGACGGTGGCTGGAAGGCGTGCAGGCGCGGAAGGCGCAACCGGAGGCAGACGCCGCCTGTGCGGCCGCGCTGGCCTCGGACGCAGGCCGGAACGTGCAGGGGGCGGAAGGGTTGCAGGCCGGCGCGTAA
- a CDS encoding DnaD domain-containing protein gives MKPPERQSVEADVLAGPFVSIPYALLAQVGELDIQPAPLLVLLQIVAASQVQQKDFLTPQELATRCGMSPYDVAETIGLLVEANLLAIGVRMEPDGTHSNYFDLRPLWAALRPREPARATAEAAELERTKDIVTLFEEEFGRPLSGLECEQIRHWLEQDAHPEWMIVEALREAVLANKYSFKYIDRVLYDWQRHHIRSRADLEAYQAQHRERARAKEESAAGRSDRRPGRGSTAQKPERDERYNAFYELFPDV, from the coding sequence ATGAAACCGCCGGAACGCCAGTCGGTCGAAGCGGACGTGCTCGCCGGGCCGTTTGTCAGCATTCCGTACGCATTGCTGGCGCAGGTGGGGGAGCTGGACATCCAACCCGCCCCTCTGCTGGTCCTCCTGCAAATCGTAGCGGCGAGCCAGGTGCAACAAAAGGATTTTCTGACGCCCCAAGAACTGGCCACTCGTTGCGGGATGAGCCCGTACGATGTAGCGGAGACCATCGGCCTGTTGGTCGAAGCCAATCTCCTCGCCATCGGGGTTCGGATGGAACCCGATGGCACGCACAGCAACTACTTCGACCTGCGCCCGCTGTGGGCCGCCCTGCGGCCGCGGGAGCCGGCACGGGCCACTGCGGAGGCGGCCGAGCTGGAACGGACGAAGGACATCGTCACGCTGTTCGAGGAGGAATTCGGCCGTCCCCTGTCCGGTCTGGAGTGCGAGCAGATCCGGCACTGGCTGGAGCAGGACGCGCACCCGGAGTGGATGATCGTCGAGGCGCTGCGCGAGGCCGTCTTGGCCAACAAATACAGCTTCAAATACATCGACCGCGTACTGTACGACTGGCAGCGGCACCACATCCGCAGCCGGGCGGACCTGGAGGCGTACCAGGCACAGCACCGCGAGCGGGCACGGGCCAAAGAGGAGTCCGCCGCGGGGCGGTCGGACCGGCGTCCGGGCCGCGGGTCGACGGCGCAGAAACCGGAACGGGACGAGCGGTACAACGCCTTCTACGAGTTGTTCCCGGACGTGTGA